From the genome of Glycine max cultivar Williams 82 chromosome 2, Glycine_max_v4.0, whole genome shotgun sequence, one region includes:
- the LOC100804991 gene encoding jacalin-related lectin 3: MSFEDSSKKHQSVGPWGGNGGSRWDDGIYSGVRQLVIVHGTGIDSIQIEYDKKGSSIWSEKHGGSGGRKTDKVKLDCPNEFLTKIHGYYGSSNQRGPNFVRSLSFESNKKTYGPFGVELGTYFSVPLTGAKIVGFHGRCGWYVDAIGVYLKSSKQPNPSKTLAHSQSSITNISENFGYSVIQGTLNENYDIVLALKQKDDFNKPSAKNVSGKISFVKESNNIEHKEKMAHVEKSSPKVGDVVTHGPWGGIGGYVFDDGTYTGIRQINLSRNVGIVWIRVFYDYHGETIWGSKQGGTGGYKNDKIVFDFPYEALTHISGYYGPLMYMGPSVIRSLTFHTTKRKYGPYGEEQGTYFTTKVKEGKIVGIHGRKGLFLDAFGVHVVEGKVIVPVATPPKEITSRESSIGEIGSAQWPTKLVLAKPSAAEEVSCGVVKEPAPCGPGPWGGDGGRSWDDGVFSGIKQIYLTKVSEGICSIQIEYDRNRQSVWSVKHGGSGGDTMHRIQLEYPNEVLTCISGYYGPIAKDEQHIIMKSLTFNTSRGKYGPFGEEVGKFFTSTTTEGKVVGFHGRSSLYLDAIGVHMQHWLGNQKTSRSSLFKLF, from the exons ATG AGTTTTGAAGATTCCTCGAAGAAACATCAGTCAGTTGGACCATGGGGAGGCAATGGAGGGTCCCGTTGGGATGATGGGATATACTCAGGAGTAAGGCAATTGGTGATAGTTCATGGAACAGGCATTGACTCCATCCAAATTGAATATGATAAGAAAGGAAGCTCTATTTGGTCAGAGAAGCACGGTGGAAGCGGAGGCCGTAAAACCGACAAG GTGAAGCTTGATTGTCCAAATGAGTTCCTAACTAAAATTCATGGATACTATGGCAGCTCTAATCAAAGAGGGCCAAACTTTGTTCGGTCACTGAGTTTTGAGAGTAACAAGAAAACTTATGGACCATTTGGTGTTGAACTAGGGACATATTTTTCAGTCCCATTGACTGGTGCAAAAATTGTTGGGTTCCATGGCAGGTGTGGGTGGTATGTAGATGCCATTGGAGTCTATCTGAAGTCCTCGAAACAACCCAATCCATCCAAAACTTTGGCTCATTCCCAGAGCTCCATTACTAACATTTCTGAGAATTTTGGTTATTCTGTGATACAAGGAACTTTGAACGAAAACTACGATATTGTTCTTGCTCTGAAACAAAAAGATGATTTCAATAAGCCTTCAGCAAAGAATGTATCCGGGAAGATATCTTTTGTCAAAGAATCCAACAATATTGAACACAAAGAAAAG ATGGCTCATGTGGAAAAGTCAAGCCCAAAGGTTGGAGATGTAGTCACACATGGACCTTGGGGTGGCATTGGTGGATATGTATTTGATGATGGAACCTATACAGGAATCAGGCAAATCAATTTGTCTCGCAATGTTGGAATTGTATGGATTAGAGTTTTCTATGATTATCATGGGGAGACTATATGGGGATCCAAACAAGGTGGAACAGGAGGATATAAAAATGATAAG ATAGTCTTTGATTTTCCATATGAAGCCTTGACACATATATCTGGCTACTATGGACCTTTGATGTACATGGGGCCATCTGTTATAAGGTCACTGACTTTCCACACCACCAAAAGGAAGTATGGACCATATGGGGAAGAACAAGGAACTTATTTCACCACAAAAGTGAAAGAAGGTAAAATTGTTGGCATTCATGGGAGGAAAGGTTTGTTCCTAGATGCTTTTGGAGTACATGTAGTGGAAGGGAAAGTGATAGTGCCTGTGGCAACACCTCCCAAGGAAATCACTTCTAGAGAATCAAGTATTGGTGAAATAGGAAGTGCTCAATGGCCAACAAAACTAGTACTTGCTAAACCATCAGCAGCTGAAGAG GTTTCTTGTGGTGTGGTGAAAGAACCAGCTCCCTGTGGACCAGGACCATGGGGTGGGGATGGAGGTAGATCCTGGGATGATGGTGTCTTTTCTGGGATTAAGCAGATTTATTTGACCAAAGTATCAGAAGGCATCTGCTCCATTCAAATTGAGTATGATCGAAACAGGCAATCTGTGTGGTCTGTAAAACATGGTGGCAGTGGAGGAGACACCATGCATAGG ATACAACTGGAGTATCCAAATGAGGTGCTGACTTGCATATCTGGCTATTACGGGCCAATTGCTAAGGATGAGCAGCATATAATCATGAAGTCACTGACTTTCAACACCAGTCGTGGCAAGTATGGTCCATTTGGTGAAGAAGTAGGTAAATTCTTCACTTCAACCACTACAGAAGGCAAGGTGGTGGGTTTCCATGGGAGGAGCAGCTTGTACTTGGATGCCATTGGGGTCCACATGCAACACTGGCTTGGAAATCAGAAAACTTCAAGGTCCTCCCTCTTCAAGCTGTTTTGA